The genomic region AGTGTCCTGAGTCAGAGATTCGGGAGCAGAATCGCCCGATGGCAGCCAGGATGTCGTCCGCGGTCTTCGTCCACACGAACGGTGTCGGCGACTGGTTCCATCCGTCGAGGTAGCTGCGGATGGCGTCGATCAAGCTACGCGTGCTCTTGTGGGTGCCGCGGCGGATCTGCTTCTCGGTGATCTCTGCGAACCAGCGTTCGACGAGGTTGATCCAGGATGCGTAGGTCGGAGTGAAGTGGAGGTGGAACCTCGGGTGTCGCATCAGCCATCGACGAACCGTCGGGGTCTTGTGCGTGCTGACGTTGTCCAGGATGACGTGCAGGTCCAGGTCCTTCGGCACCGCGTCGTCGATCAGGCGGAGGAACTGAACGAACTCGGTCGCACGATGCCGCTGGCGACAGTCGCCGATGACCTGACCAGTCTTCACGTCGAGGGCCGCGAAGAGAGTCGTGGTGCCATGCCGGACGTAGTCACGTGTGCGACGCTCCGGCAACCCTGGGCGCATCGGAAACACTGGCTGAGTGCGGTCCAGGGCTTGGATCTGCGTCTTCTCGTCGACGCACAACACCACTGCCTTCGCTGGCGGCCTCATGTAGAGACCGACGATGTCGCGCACCTTCTCGACGAACAGGGGGTCGTTCGACAGCTTGAACGTCTCGGCTCGATGCGGCGCGAGAGCAAACGCGCGGAAGATCCGGCTGATCGCGCTCTGGCTCATACCGGTCTCCTTGGCGAGCGACCTGGTGCTCCAATGAGTCGCGTTCTTCGGCGTCGACTCGAGCACCTTGGTGACGACGCGCTCGACATCGGC from Deltaproteobacteria bacterium harbors:
- a CDS encoding IS630 family transposase, producing MARGQQLQPLTLTDEEREHLLSLSRRRTSAQGIATRARIVLSAADGKSNLEVADAVSVSRLTVGKWRSRFLAKRIDGLFDEPRSGAPRKISDADVERVVTKVLESTPKNATHWSTRSLAKETGMSQSAISRIFRAFALAPHRAETFKLSNDPLFVEKVRDIVGLYMRPPAKAVVLCVDEKTQIQALDRTQPVFPMRPGLPERRTRDYVRHGTTTLFAALDVKTGQVIGDCRQRHRATEFVQFLRLIDDAVPKDLDLHVILDNVSTHKTPTVRRWLMRHPRFHLHFTPTYASWINLVERWFAEITEKQIRRGTHKSTRSLIDAIRSYLDGWNQSPTPFVWTKTADDILAAIGRFCSRISDSGH